One window from the genome of Chloroherpetonaceae bacterium encodes:
- a CDS encoding C25 family cysteine peptidase produces the protein MEKMLIVSMIFVCLFFLFFDSLFSQSFKLRDETIHSFTLDVFTNDLKVYEVERGDYTISFSGSDFDHPHPFNDSSSSFYDIPVKHFFVAVPQNGKIDVRSKSYGRYEQQLSMLGSKQRPSKGNEKNASKNGSSPNLASVIRYQSIAGQRVAVIRVSPVHLSVESNSLIIHPIISITIHSQVSLKDAFQSHSENSSSEGDLNFLRSSVVNFHHIKKWNRIVEKEQNVSISKPFKRNLSSIKSNSFPDFSKPWLKLLITKNGIVSLEGRDLMAAGVDITLINPMSFKLYRKSIELPLHLSGEMDSVMNELDQIQFLGEVNKPFPYPIIDETTGKIRNMITPYYDEYSDTAVYWLTWGGAKGKRYSIETVTPSNGLVSEKQNRILRAEYDGFYHPGVNPYITERTFTEGWHWRAFIVQNTLSDDSDLFELPTEGALQTGNAKIRFRLIGISQDVNSSGEHRVECSIGNTVLGEFVFYNRADTIAEFTFPSNLLSIPSTQFRLTLKRNSTVQTLTNIVNLDAIEIEYESDYSFQKLPTFNLEARHQSFEGEGKDVVLSNRTGTGVSALNLTDSTWLDGVLLFENKARLFAKNKKTYLVAESEEIIKPILKKVIPEYLFLESNGAEYLIITAEELKTEALRLASLRSSKLGGNFSTKVVSVESIFDEYNFGVYSPESVKAFIKDAFDRWQIKPRFIVLFGGGNWDSKHRIPQSSLKKPLIPVYGNPVSDIWFVSFRNDSLRPFINLPQCTIGRIPAQSSLEAKAYLDKLEEHLKVLDGGAESWHKRFLFINGGFTRSEQLLFRQNSNFLADNFIRIRPIGGIVDTIYRDDQNPFINYQLSERLEESFNSGASVVNFIGHAGSQTWDLALNDPKALRNKGKYPIVMSWTCHTGRFAEPYNRTFGELFVLQPNSGSLIFLGTSGWGFPSTDYAMMRGAYRAVADSLLDVSSVWSGAYQELLNLTPFWEPLRVGTLDQYNILGDPAFRIPLKTKPDFFFPSNAVQFIRGNSPIRTLSERDTARLIIVVGNNGLSPVNQRVRLKIYDQIGFTTKVLLQDTLILSPKVNDTIRSQFQFNGQSGEHQLTATINELQEVDEFDVRNNEVLLRFTVVAENQILVSPQDYSVISPMNPELSVVTEGNQVSHQKLRFELDTSSSFSSAVLEVSPDIEMDPFITKWKPQSTLLVNRPYYWRVGKVINNAVQEWKTSVITFGNQTTNNQVWRLNGSLFSRLRLSNTEVQNGSIRLSNGSYPIRLRSVGSRGGLFNIRYEITIGEVSSFAAYGANRRGLNVVVIDTAIGLTPLVNRNYDLWEIQNNDPQASIALLKLTEMLENLKPHQIVFVALMDAIPPVDYPPISGLIELFKSLGSRRYAQLKVGESWVFAGSMNKSFYLEDWGSRCSSTNDSGCDSLFRSARAEGILRLPNREGTFESDIIGKASQWLDLRVEQSSNGGSSINTSVYGVNSNQTEDSLFTLNESKNVLQLTNLNAKRYAFIRLRGTLTRGSDSQNPSPTLNTITVRYKGTPDVAVSSEAMSFSDSTLEEGKPNNLTLELRNLGSVVVDSIPITIVQQELERSRSDSAIRMMVRNLKPNESRQFNALLNTRNKRGRIQVSVSIDENETLNELTKLNNSAEKSYTVLSDTIAPEVRVTIDGREIRDGDLVSAKPTIQYQITDRSPIPISDTSLYQLRLNGRRIFFNNPSVTFSAASSQSQSSSVTFTPFLESGTYTLQATIRDASGNLADSTSSSIRFTVQNDFSIEGFYNYPNPFANQTQFAFRLTGDGSEIIEEMKLRIFTVSGRMVKELNLLNAIQPIGIFSLISWDGRDEDGDLLSNGTYIYRLSVVTNRQSISKTEKLSILR, from the coding sequence ATGGAAAAAATGCTCATTGTGAGTATGATTTTCGTTTGTTTATTTTTTTTATTTTTTGATTCACTCTTTTCCCAATCATTCAAATTAAGAGATGAAACCATTCACTCATTTACTCTAGATGTTTTCACAAATGATCTCAAAGTTTATGAAGTGGAGCGGGGAGATTATACGATTTCGTTTTCTGGAAGTGATTTTGATCATCCCCATCCATTCAACGATAGCAGTTCATCCTTTTACGACATACCGGTAAAGCATTTTTTTGTCGCTGTCCCACAAAACGGCAAAATTGACGTTCGTTCAAAAAGTTATGGGCGATATGAACAACAGTTATCGATGCTTGGGTCGAAGCAGCGGCCTTCAAAGGGAAATGAAAAGAATGCAAGTAAAAATGGAAGTTCACCGAATCTTGCTAGCGTTATTCGCTATCAATCTATCGCAGGGCAGAGAGTTGCTGTAATAAGGGTTTCACCTGTCCATCTTAGTGTTGAATCAAATTCTCTTATCATTCATCCAATTATTTCTATTACGATTCATTCACAAGTGAGTCTAAAAGATGCTTTTCAGAGCCATTCTGAAAATTCATCGAGTGAAGGTGATCTAAATTTTTTAAGAAGTAGCGTGGTGAATTTCCATCACATTAAAAAATGGAATCGAATAGTTGAAAAAGAACAAAATGTTTCGATCTCGAAACCATTCAAACGGAATTTATCATCGATTAAATCAAATTCATTTCCTGATTTTTCGAAACCTTGGCTAAAACTCTTGATTACTAAAAATGGAATTGTGTCTTTAGAAGGTAGAGACCTAATGGCAGCAGGGGTTGACATTACCTTAATCAACCCAATGTCATTCAAACTGTATCGAAAATCAATTGAATTGCCTTTGCATCTTTCGGGTGAGATGGATAGTGTCATGAACGAACTGGATCAAATTCAGTTTTTAGGTGAAGTGAATAAGCCTTTCCCGTATCCAATCATCGATGAAACCACCGGCAAAATTCGAAATATGATTACCCCTTATTATGATGAATATTCAGATACCGCGGTTTATTGGCTTACTTGGGGCGGAGCAAAAGGGAAGCGATACTCAATCGAAACCGTAACGCCTTCGAATGGTCTTGTTTCAGAAAAACAAAATCGAATCCTCAGAGCCGAGTATGATGGTTTCTATCACCCCGGTGTAAATCCTTACATCACCGAGCGAACATTCACTGAAGGTTGGCATTGGCGTGCCTTCATTGTTCAGAATACACTTAGTGATGATTCAGATTTGTTTGAACTTCCAACTGAAGGGGCTTTGCAAACCGGAAATGCAAAAATTCGTTTCCGTCTCATTGGCATTAGTCAAGATGTCAATTCAAGCGGTGAGCATCGCGTTGAATGTAGCATTGGAAATACTGTTTTGGGGGAATTTGTATTCTATAATCGAGCAGATACGATTGCTGAGTTCACCTTTCCCTCAAACTTGCTTTCAATACCATCAACTCAGTTTCGGTTGACTTTGAAACGCAATTCAACCGTGCAAACTTTAACAAATATTGTCAATTTGGATGCCATTGAAATTGAATATGAAAGCGATTACTCATTTCAAAAACTTCCAACTTTTAATTTAGAGGCAAGGCATCAATCCTTTGAGGGTGAAGGAAAAGATGTGGTTCTTAGCAACCGAACCGGAACAGGGGTTTCCGCTTTAAACCTAACGGATTCCACTTGGCTTGATGGCGTTTTACTTTTTGAAAACAAAGCGAGGCTTTTTGCAAAAAATAAAAAAACGTATCTCGTTGCAGAAAGTGAAGAAATCATTAAACCGATCCTCAAGAAAGTTATACCTGAATATTTGTTCTTAGAGTCAAACGGTGCAGAGTATTTAATTATTACCGCTGAGGAATTAAAAACCGAGGCACTTCGTCTTGCTTCTTTGCGTTCAAGCAAATTGGGAGGAAATTTTTCGACAAAAGTGGTTTCCGTTGAATCGATTTTCGATGAATATAATTTTGGTGTTTACTCTCCCGAATCAGTTAAGGCTTTTATAAAAGATGCATTTGATCGATGGCAAATTAAACCACGCTTTATTGTTCTTTTCGGCGGGGGTAATTGGGATTCAAAACATCGAATACCTCAGTCATCATTGAAGAAACCACTCATTCCGGTATATGGAAACCCTGTTAGTGATATTTGGTTTGTGAGCTTTAGAAATGATTCCCTTCGGCCATTTATCAATCTTCCTCAGTGCACCATCGGAAGAATTCCAGCCCAATCAAGTTTAGAAGCGAAGGCCTATCTTGATAAACTTGAAGAGCATCTTAAGGTATTGGATGGTGGAGCGGAATCGTGGCATAAGCGATTTCTCTTTATCAATGGTGGATTTACAAGGAGTGAGCAACTTCTGTTCAGGCAAAATTCTAATTTTCTGGCAGATAATTTTATTCGAATTCGTCCGATTGGAGGAATTGTTGATACCATTTACAGAGATGATCAAAATCCATTTATCAATTATCAACTCTCTGAAAGGCTTGAGGAATCATTCAATTCAGGTGCATCAGTCGTTAATTTTATTGGTCATGCAGGTTCGCAAACTTGGGACTTAGCTCTTAACGATCCAAAAGCACTTCGAAATAAAGGAAAGTATCCCATCGTAATGAGTTGGACTTGCCATACAGGGAGATTCGCTGAACCCTATAATAGAACCTTTGGAGAGCTATTTGTATTACAACCAAACTCAGGAAGCCTTATTTTCTTAGGTACTTCAGGTTGGGGATTTCCTTCGACAGATTACGCAATGATGCGTGGGGCGTATCGCGCTGTTGCAGATTCATTGCTTGACGTGAGTTCTGTATGGAGCGGTGCATATCAAGAGCTATTAAACCTTACGCCGTTTTGGGAACCTTTACGTGTCGGAACACTTGATCAATATAATATTCTGGGAGATCCAGCGTTTAGAATTCCATTAAAGACAAAACCGGATTTCTTTTTTCCATCAAACGCGGTGCAATTTATTCGAGGTAATTCTCCTATTCGCACGCTTTCAGAAAGAGATACCGCACGATTAATTATTGTTGTTGGAAATAATGGATTATCACCTGTCAATCAGCGCGTTCGACTAAAGATTTATGATCAGATTGGATTTACAACGAAAGTGTTGCTTCAAGATACCTTGATTCTTTCTCCAAAGGTAAACGACACCATCCGGAGTCAATTTCAATTTAATGGTCAATCTGGCGAGCATCAACTCACTGCTACTATCAATGAATTACAAGAGGTTGATGAATTCGATGTAAGAAATAATGAGGTCTTGTTAAGGTTTACAGTGGTTGCAGAGAATCAAATATTGGTTTCCCCTCAAGATTATTCAGTTATTTCTCCGATGAATCCCGAACTCAGTGTTGTTACAGAAGGGAATCAAGTATCTCATCAAAAACTTCGATTTGAATTAGATACTTCTTCATCATTCAGTAGCGCTGTTTTGGAAGTAAGCCCAGATATTGAGATGGATCCATTTATTACAAAGTGGAAACCGCAATCAACACTTTTGGTAAATCGGCCTTATTATTGGCGGGTTGGTAAGGTCATCAATAATGCTGTTCAAGAGTGGAAAACCTCCGTGATTACTTTTGGAAATCAAACCACAAACAATCAAGTTTGGCGACTCAATGGAAGTTTATTTTCGCGTTTACGATTAAGTAATACAGAAGTTCAAAATGGTTCAATTCGCCTTTCAAATGGAAGCTATCCGATAAGATTGCGTTCTGTAGGGTCGCGAGGGGGATTGTTTAATATTCGTTATGAAATCACGATTGGAGAGGTCAGTTCATTTGCAGCGTATGGAGCAAATCGCAGAGGATTGAATGTCGTTGTTATCGACACCGCAATTGGCCTAACACCCTTGGTAAATCGAAATTATGACCTATGGGAAATTCAAAATAATGATCCTCAAGCCTCAATAGCTTTATTAAAATTGACAGAAATGCTTGAAAATCTAAAACCTCATCAAATTGTTTTTGTTGCTCTAATGGATGCAATTCCGCCGGTTGATTATCCACCCATTTCAGGTTTAATTGAATTATTTAAAAGCCTTGGAAGCAGAAGATATGCCCAATTAAAGGTAGGTGAATCTTGGGTTTTTGCGGGATCGATGAATAAGAGTTTCTACTTAGAAGACTGGGGAAGTCGCTGTTCATCTACAAACGACTCCGGTTGTGATTCCCTTTTCCGTTCTGCACGAGCAGAGGGAATTCTTCGTCTCCCGAATCGTGAGGGAACTTTTGAATCTGACATCATTGGCAAAGCCTCACAATGGCTTGATTTGCGCGTAGAACAATCCTCAAACGGGGGAAGCTCAATAAATACAAGTGTTTACGGAGTAAATAGTAATCAAACCGAAGATTCTTTATTTACGCTCAATGAAAGTAAAAATGTTTTGCAACTCACAAATCTGAATGCTAAACGATACGCTTTTATCCGATTAAGAGGAACGTTAACAAGAGGCAGCGATAGTCAAAATCCTTCTCCGACCTTAAATACAATTACTGTTAGATATAAGGGTACTCCTGATGTTGCGGTTTCAAGTGAAGCGATGTCATTTTCAGATAGCACTCTTGAAGAGGGTAAGCCTAATAACTTAACTCTTGAGCTTCGAAATTTAGGTAGTGTTGTCGTGGATTCAATTCCAATCACCATTGTGCAGCAGGAGTTAGAGAGAAGTCGAAGCGACTCAGCGATTCGAATGATGGTTCGAAATTTAAAGCCAAATGAAAGTCGTCAATTCAATGCGTTACTAAACACACGTAATAAACGAGGACGAATTCAAGTTTCAGTTTCAATAGACGAAAATGAAACGCTAAATGAACTCACTAAACTAAATAATAGTGCAGAAAAGAGTTATACGGTTTTAAGCGATACCATTGCGCCGGAAGTAAGAGTAACAATTGATGGTCGCGAAATTCGTGATGGCGACCTCGTTTCTGCAAAGCCTACGATTCAATATCAAATTACTGATCGTTCACCGATTCCAATATCAGATACGTCTTTATATCAGCTCCGTTTAAATGGAAGGCGAATTTTTTTTAATAATCCATCTGTTACGTTTTCTGCTGCTTCATCTCAAAGCCAATCTTCTTCCGTTACATTTACCCCTTTTTTGGAAAGCGGTACATACACCCTGCAAGCTACGATAAGAGACGCAAGTGGAAACTTGGCTGATAGCACATCATCTTCGATTCGATTTACGGTTCAAAATGATTTTTCAATCGAAGGATTTTATAATTATCCAAATCCTTTCGCAAACCAAACCCAATTTGCTTTTCGATTGACTGGGGATGGCAGCGAAATCATTGAAGAAATGAAATTGAGAATTTTCACGGTTTCCGGAAGAATGGTGAAGGAACTTAATTTATTGAATGCGATCCAACCGATTGGGATATTTTCACTGATTTCGTGGGACGGGAGAGATGAAGATGGAGACTTGCTTTCGAATGGAACCTACATTTATCGATTGTCAGTTGTAACGAACCGTCAATCAATTTCCAAAACAGAAAAGCTTTCAATCCTTCGCTGA
- a CDS encoding O-antigen ligase family protein, with translation MKNLKRALLSITLATMPLVEVFFINLGIPIKIYQISLLLLIGVELIDRNKRQPDIPSRLIWLGVTFLLISILSSVLGWFELSQIGGWPNWASGARMTPSSFLIEIVYLVMNFIFFTLIAKHSAEDENSMKDLIFWIACGAIVPALLTINQLVGLLRGEALFVLEKASEREDIILDIVPRFSSSFQEPNHYAAYLSVVIPIMLGALGIFKKEDRRKMVLVISLVLSFLGLLLSRSTIGLFSTAIVTLYFLIRAESKAFLIGFGVILFSVLLFIAQSGDFELILELELENTFAKMQGSTGSLETRLKEIEYAYELFISHPIFGVGLSHYGLFCAVKLGVNESIKLSINNVYLYILSQTGMLGFACFSIFIYLLQKPLLFLNRTMHESWHQMNLLYSSLLISILLIFFAASSPLSPYFWAAFGLITGWGMTLEKMMKPQRESLV, from the coding sequence ATGAAAAACCTCAAAAGAGCCCTTCTTTCCATTACCCTTGCAACAATGCCGCTTGTAGAGGTTTTTTTTATTAATCTCGGTATTCCTATAAAGATTTATCAGATCTCTCTCCTTTTGCTTATCGGCGTTGAATTGATTGATAGAAACAAGAGGCAACCAGATATTCCAAGCCGGTTAATTTGGTTGGGTGTTACTTTTTTACTGATTTCAATCTTGAGTTCTGTCTTGGGTTGGTTTGAACTTTCTCAAATCGGAGGGTGGCCAAATTGGGCAAGTGGTGCAAGAATGACGCCGAGCAGCTTTCTCATTGAGATCGTTTATCTCGTGATGAACTTTATTTTTTTTACGTTGATTGCGAAGCACTCAGCCGAAGATGAAAATTCAATGAAAGATTTAATTTTTTGGATTGCCTGCGGTGCTATCGTTCCTGCACTCTTAACCATAAATCAATTGGTTGGTTTGCTTCGGGGAGAGGCACTATTTGTATTAGAGAAAGCAAGTGAAAGAGAAGATATCATTCTTGATATTGTGCCAAGATTTTCTTCATCTTTTCAAGAGCCAAATCATTATGCGGCGTATTTATCCGTTGTGATTCCAATAATGTTAGGGGCTTTGGGAATTTTTAAAAAGGAGGATCGAAGAAAAATGGTGCTTGTGATTTCTCTCGTTCTTTCATTCCTCGGTCTGCTTTTAAGTAGGTCAACAATCGGACTTTTTTCAACCGCGATTGTTACTTTATATTTTTTAATTAGAGCGGAAAGTAAGGCTTTCTTAATTGGGTTTGGAGTAATTCTATTTTCTGTTCTTCTTTTCATTGCTCAAAGCGGCGATTTCGAATTAATTCTTGAACTTGAACTTGAAAACACGTTTGCAAAAATGCAAGGGTCAACCGGTTCTTTAGAAACACGGTTAAAGGAGATTGAATATGCCTACGAGTTGTTTATTTCGCATCCTATTTTTGGCGTAGGCTTATCACATTATGGGCTATTCTGTGCGGTTAAGTTGGGTGTAAATGAATCAATTAAACTCTCTATCAACAATGTTTACCTCTATATCTTATCGCAAACCGGAATGTTAGGATTTGCCTGCTTTTCAATTTTTATCTATTTGCTTCAAAAACCGCTATTATTTTTAAATCGAACTATGCATGAGAGCTGGCACCAAATGAATCTTCTTTATTCATCATTGCTGATTTCAATTCTCTTAATTTTTTTTGCAGCCTCTTCACCTCTCTCACCTTATTTTTGGGCAGCTTTTGGGCTTATTACGGGTTGGGGAATGACGTTAGAAAAGATGATGAAACCCCAGCGAGAAAGCTTGGTATGA
- a CDS encoding PspC domain-containing protein: MPEEMNQSFNEGQVSAPEQDEKKFRVRSKSRFVAGTILICLGIWSFLFQKGLVWGPIDVIDYLADHIDVVLPLVVIFAGIWLLYQSFTKKENKKQQSHPGLEKEYRRLYRSSADKKILGVAGGIAEYFDWDPTLVRMSFIVMIFATSGFFIVAYLFAAIATPYDYEVHRVFEKQSELKVKREG, from the coding sequence ATGCCCGAAGAAATGAATCAATCGTTCAATGAAGGTCAGGTTTCAGCACCCGAGCAAGACGAAAAAAAATTTCGCGTTAGGTCTAAGTCACGATTTGTTGCAGGAACCATCCTTATCTGTTTAGGAATATGGTCTTTCCTTTTTCAGAAAGGATTGGTTTGGGGGCCAATTGATGTGATTGATTATTTAGCAGATCACATTGATGTCGTACTACCTTTGGTGGTAATTTTTGCAGGGATATGGTTGCTTTATCAATCTTTTACAAAAAAAGAAAACAAGAAGCAACAAAGTCATCCGGGATTGGAAAAGGAGTATCGAAGACTTTATCGATCGAGCGCAGATAAAAAGATCTTAGGTGTAGCAGGAGGAATTGCCGAGTATTTTGATTGGGATCCAACGCTAGTGCGAATGTCCTTTATCGTCATGATTTTCGCAACTAGTGGATTTTTTATTGTAGCCTATCTTTTCGCGGCCATCGCAACACCTTATGACTACGAAGTTCATCGAGTTTTTGAAAAGCAGAGTGAATTGAAGGTAAAGCGTGAAGGTTGA
- a CDS encoding RluA family pseudouridine synthase yields MNNVKLETEESEAPKRITIKVSKAQSRERIDVFLTRQMENATRNKVQVAIDELRVLVNGKAVKSNYKVMPEDEIEVIFTRPPAPEMKPENIPINIVFEDDDIIVINKPPGMVVHPAFGNWTGTLANALLHYTMEKSPTGESELSESQEDPFRPGIIHRLDKDTSGLMVVAKNNESHFGIAKQFAARTTEKHYSAIAWGCPKDSQGFIQTNIGRSKRDRKKMAVYPINGEEGKIAQTKYEVAEMYTGFSLLRLRLLTGRTHQIRVHLEHIGHPILGDEVYGGKPLRTIQISNSDAFLKNLFSLMPRQALHAEWLSFDHPKTKKRVVFEAPFPDDFNATIQKLKSISH; encoded by the coding sequence ATGAACAACGTGAAGTTGGAAACAGAAGAAAGTGAAGCCCCCAAAAGAATCACCATCAAGGTTTCTAAGGCACAGTCGCGAGAAAGGATTGATGTTTTTTTAACCCGACAAATGGAAAATGCAACGCGAAACAAAGTTCAGGTGGCAATTGATGAGTTGCGGGTTCTTGTCAATGGAAAAGCTGTAAAATCGAATTACAAAGTGATGCCAGAAGATGAAATTGAAGTCATCTTTACTCGACCCCCCGCTCCAGAAATGAAGCCTGAAAACATCCCCATCAATATCGTTTTTGAAGATGACGACATCATCGTGATTAATAAGCCTCCCGGAATGGTAGTGCATCCCGCTTTTGGAAATTGGACCGGGACCCTTGCCAATGCCTTGCTTCATTACACTATGGAAAAAAGCCCAACCGGAGAAAGTGAACTCTCAGAGTCACAAGAAGATCCTTTCCGACCCGGAATAATCCATAGGCTTGATAAAGACACCTCCGGACTGATGGTTGTTGCAAAAAACAATGAGTCTCATTTTGGAATTGCAAAACAATTTGCTGCAAGAACCACAGAAAAGCATTATTCCGCAATCGCGTGGGGTTGCCCAAAAGATTCACAAGGATTTATTCAAACAAATATTGGTCGAAGCAAACGAGATCGAAAGAAAATGGCAGTTTATCCTATAAATGGTGAAGAAGGGAAAATTGCTCAAACAAAGTATGAAGTCGCTGAAATGTACACCGGATTCTCTTTGCTTAGATTAAGATTATTGACCGGAAGAACCCATCAAATCCGTGTACATTTAGAGCACATAGGTCATCCAATTTTGGGAGATGAAGTTTATGGAGGTAAGCCGCTAAGAACAATTCAAATCTCAAATAGCGACGCTTTTTTGAAAAACCTATTTAGTCTTATGCCAAGACAGGCCTTACATGCTGAATGGCTTTCATTTGATCATCCAAAAACGAAAAAGAGAGTTGTTTTTGAAGCGCCTTTCCCCGATGACTTTAATGCAACTATTCAAAAGCTTAAATCTATTTCTCATTAA
- a CDS encoding SPOR domain-containing protein yields MKKPIINIIFILFMMLLFHHHTEAQTVKEILLKGLKEKNILELQRLSKQKLEAEDKLILKAYFTQNGDSAAGFYEEMLSAYPESIYAEFAQQRMNEYNFINDFVYTPAVRLPDNSMPLMDTTANASSPSLSQPQKQEPISKPEVPNPIVSSPKVTETPAKPPVSIETSKASLKTETTPPKSTQSFRLQFGSFKEKRGAERFAELMKIHQVRIFEEKDTKNNILFKVKSQKSYQSREEAKAEAEKIPYQSFVVSDED; encoded by the coding sequence ATGAAAAAACCAATTATCAATATCATTTTTATTCTTTTTATGATGCTTCTGTTTCACCATCACACAGAGGCTCAAACTGTAAAAGAAATTTTACTGAAAGGATTAAAAGAAAAAAATATTCTTGAGCTTCAACGCCTCTCAAAACAAAAGTTAGAGGCGGAGGATAAGTTGATTCTTAAGGCTTACTTTACGCAAAACGGCGATTCAGCAGCAGGTTTTTATGAAGAGATGCTTTCAGCATATCCCGAGTCGATTTACGCCGAATTTGCTCAGCAACGAATGAATGAATATAACTTTATTAACGACTTTGTTTATACCCCTGCGGTTCGTTTGCCTGATAATTCAATGCCTTTAATGGATACTACCGCCAATGCGAGTTCTCCTTCGCTAAGTCAACCACAAAAGCAAGAGCCGATTTCAAAACCCGAAGTACCAAACCCTATCGTTTCTTCGCCGAAAGTTACAGAAACACCCGCTAAGCCTCCCGTTTCAATTGAAACGTCAAAAGCTTCATTGAAGACGGAAACCACGCCTCCTAAATCAACTCAATCCTTTCGATTGCAATTCGGAAGCTTTAAGGAAAAGAGGGGTGCAGAGCGGTTTGCAGAATTGATGAAAATTCATCAAGTAAGAATATTTGAGGAAAAGGACACGAAAAACAATATCCTCTTTAAAGTAAAATCCCAAAAATCTTACCAAAGCCGTGAGGAAGCGAAAGCAGAGGCTGAAAAAATTCCATATCAGTCATTTGTAGTAAGCGATGAAGATTAG
- a CDS encoding enoyl-CoA hydratase-related protein produces the protein MENYHEITYTLSNHTAHICLNRPSKKNALTTRMILELTDAFKQSNKDPEVKLVLLEGMGSAFCSGLDLEELKVISTKSTKENIADAEQLAGLFNALYTHSKLTVSKIQGVAFAGGCGLATLCDIAVASEEDAKFCYSETKIGFVPALVAVFLLRRTRNAGIREMLLRANVVSASEAQKLGLIAHSVSNEHIHSFVQQLCAELLVNTSSEAISLTKKLIRSVESLDLDEAIQYAIMINSLSRTTDDLKKGIQSFLNKEKLNWAL, from the coding sequence ATGGAAAATTATCACGAGATTACTTACACGCTCTCAAATCATACCGCTCATATTTGTTTGAACCGACCTTCAAAAAAGAATGCACTCACAACCCGCATGATTTTAGAACTCACCGACGCCTTTAAGCAAAGTAACAAAGACCCTGAAGTAAAGCTTGTTCTTTTGGAAGGAATGGGTTCTGCGTTTTGCTCAGGGCTTGACCTTGAAGAACTTAAAGTCATTTCAACGAAAAGTACTAAAGAAAATATTGCAGATGCCGAGCAATTGGCAGGACTTTTCAATGCGTTATATACACATTCAAAATTAACGGTATCAAAGATTCAAGGGGTTGCATTTGCCGGAGGATGTGGGCTTGCAACACTTTGTGATATCGCTGTGGCTTCAGAAGAGGATGCAAAGTTTTGCTATAGCGAAACCAAAATCGGGTTTGTACCTGCGCTTGTTGCTGTATTCTTGCTTCGCCGAACTCGAAATGCCGGAATTCGAGAGATGCTCTTAAGAGCCAATGTGGTCAGTGCTTCGGAGGCGCAAAAACTTGGACTGATAGCCCACAGTGTTTCAAATGAACATATTCATTCATTTGTTCAACAACTTTGCGCAGAGTTACTCGTAAATACGAGTTCTGAAGCGATTTCATTGACAAAAAAATTAATTCGTTCTGTAGAATCCTTAGATCTGGATGAAGCAATTCAGTATGCAATTATGATTAATTCGCTCTCGAGAACGACAGATGACTTGAAGAAAGGAATACAATCATTTCTCAATAAAGAAAAGTTGAATTGGGCGTTATGA